A window from Piliocolobus tephrosceles isolate RC106 chromosome 11, ASM277652v3, whole genome shotgun sequence encodes these proteins:
- the BIN1 gene encoding myc box-dependent-interacting protein 1 isoform X13 has protein sequence MAEMGSKGVTAGKIASNVQKKLTRAQEKVLQKLGKADETKDEQFEQCVQNFNKQLTEGTRLQKDLRTYLASVKAMHEASKKLNECLQEVYEPDWPGRDEANKIAENNDLLWMDYHQKLVDQALLTMDTYLGQFPDIKSRIAKRGRKLVDYDSARHHYESLQTAKKKDEAKIAKAEEELIKAQKVFEEMNVDLQEELPSLWNSRVGFYVNTFQSIAGLEENFHKEMGKLNQNLNDVLVSLEKQHGSNTFTVKAQPSDNAPAKGNKSPSPPDGSPAATPEIRVNHEPEPAGGAPPGATLPKSPSQLRKGPPVPPPPKHTPSKEVKQEQILSLFEDTFVPEISVTTPSQFEAPGPFSEQASLLDLDFDPLPPVTSPVKAPTPSGQSIPWDLWEPTESPAGSLPSGEPSAAEGTFAVSWPSQTAEPGPAQPAEASEVAGGTQPAAGAQEPGETAASEPASSSLPAVVVETFPATVNGTVEGGSGAGRLDLPPGFMFKVQAQHDYTATDTDELQLKAGDVVLVIPFQNPEEQDEGWLMGVKESDWNQHKELEKCRGVFPENFTERVP, from the exons GTTCTCCAgaagctggggaaggcagatgaGACCAAGGATGAGCAGTTTGAGCAGTGCGTCCAGAATTTCAACAAGCAGCTG ACGGAGGGCACCCGGCTGCAGAAGGATCTCCGGACCTACCTGGCCTCTGTCAAAG CCATGCACGAGGCTTCCAAGAAGCTGAATGAGTGTCTGCAGGAGGTGTATGAGCCCGACTGGCCCGGCAGGGATGAGGCAAACAAGATCGCAGAG AACAACGACCTGCTGTGGATGGATTACCACCAGAAGCTGGTGGACCAGGCGCTGCTGACCATGGACACGTACCTGGGCCAGTTCCCTGACATCAAG TCACGCATCGCCAAACGAGGGCGCAAGCTGGTGGACTACGACAGTGCCCGGCACCACTACGAGTCCCTTCAAACTGCTAAAAAGAAGGATGAAGCCAAAATCGCCAAG GCCGAGGAGGAGCTCATCAAAGCCCAGAAGGTGTTTGAGGAGATGAATGTGGATCTGCAGGAGGAGCTGCCCTCCCTGTGGAACAG CCGCGTAGGTTTCTATGTCAACACGTTCCAGAGCATCGCGGGACTAGAGGAAAACTTCCACAAGGAGATGGGCAAG CTCAACCAGAACCTCAACGACGTGCTGGTCAGCCTGGAGAAGCAGCACGGGAGCAACACCTTCACGGTCAAGGCCCAGCCCAG TGACAACGCGCCTGCAAAAGGGAACAAGAGCCCTTCACCTCCAGATGGCTCCCCTGCCGCCACCCCCGAGATCAGAGTCAACCACGAGCCAGAGCCAGCCGGCGGGGCCCCGCCCGGAGCCACCCTCCCCAAGTCCCCATCTCAG CTCCGGAAAGGCCCACCAGTCCCTCCGCCTCCCAAACACACCCCGTCCAAGGAAGTCAAGCAGGAGCAGATCCTCAGCCTGTTTGAGGACACGTTTGTCCCTGAGATCAGCGTGACCACCCCCTCCCAG TTTGAGGCCCCGGGGCCTTTCTCGGAGCAGGCCAGTCTGCTGGACCTGGACTTTGACCCCCTCCCGCCCGTGACGAGCCCCGTGAAGGCACCCACGCCCTCCGGTCAG TCAATTCCATGGGATCTCTGGGAG CCCACAGAGAGTCCAGCCGGCAGCCTGCCTTCCGGGGAGCCCAGCGCTGCCGAGGGCACCTTTGCTGTGTCCTGGCCCAGCCAGACGGCCGAGCCGGGGCCTGCCCAA CCAGCAGAGGCCTCGGAGGTGGCGGGTGGGACCCAACCTgcggctggagcccaggagccagGGGAGACGGCGGCAAGTGAACCAGCCTCC AGCTCTCTTCCTGCTGTCGTGGTGGAGACCTTCCCAGCAACTGTGAACGGCACCGTGGAGGGCGGCAGTGGGGCCGGGCGCCTGGACCTGCCTCCAGGTTTCATGTTCAAG GTACAGGCCCAGCACGACTACACGGCCACCGACACAGACGAGCTGCAGCTGAAGGCTGGCGACGTGGTGCTGGTGATCCCCTTCCAGAACCCTGAAGAGCAG GATGAAGGCTGGCTCATGGGCGTGAAGGAGAGCGACTGGAACCAGCACAAGGAGCTGGAGAAGTGCCGCGGGGTCTTCCCCGAGAACTTCACGGAGAGGGTCCCGTGA
- the BIN1 gene encoding myc box-dependent-interacting protein 1 isoform X15 — protein sequence MAEMGSKGVTAGKIASNVQKKLTRAQEKVLQKLGKADETKDEQFEQCVQNFNKQLTEGTRLQKDLRTYLASVKAMHEASKKLNECLQEVYEPDWPGRDEANKIAENNDLLWMDYHQKLVDQALLTMDTYLGQFPDIKSRIAKRGRKLVDYDSARHHYESLQTAKKKDEAKIAKPVSLLEKAAPQWCQGKLQAHLVAQTNLLRNQAEEELIKAQKVFEEMNVDLQEELPSLWNSRVGFYVNTFQSIAGLEENFHKEMGKLNQNLNDVLVSLEKQHGSNTFTVKAQPSDNAPAKGNKSPSPPDGSPAATPEIRVNHEPEPAGGAPPGATLPKSPSQPAEASEVAGGTQPAAGAQEPGETAASEPASSSLPAVVVETFPATVNGTVEGGSGAGRLDLPPGFMFKVQAQHDYTATDTDELQLKAGDVVLVIPFQNPEEQDEGWLMGVKESDWNQHKELEKCRGVFPENFTERVP from the exons GTTCTCCAgaagctggggaaggcagatgaGACCAAGGATGAGCAGTTTGAGCAGTGCGTCCAGAATTTCAACAAGCAGCTG ACGGAGGGCACCCGGCTGCAGAAGGATCTCCGGACCTACCTGGCCTCTGTCAAAG CCATGCACGAGGCTTCCAAGAAGCTGAATGAGTGTCTGCAGGAGGTGTATGAGCCCGACTGGCCCGGCAGGGATGAGGCAAACAAGATCGCAGAG AACAACGACCTGCTGTGGATGGATTACCACCAGAAGCTGGTGGACCAGGCGCTGCTGACCATGGACACGTACCTGGGCCAGTTCCCTGACATCAAG TCACGCATCGCCAAACGAGGGCGCAAGCTGGTGGACTACGACAGTGCCCGGCACCACTACGAGTCCCTTCAAACTGCTAAAAAGAAGGATGAAGCCAAAATCGCCAAG cctgtcTCGCTGCTTGAGAAAGCCGCCCCCCAGTGGTGCCAAGGCAAACTGCAGGCTCATCTCGTAGCTCAAACTAACCTGCTCCGAAATCAG GCCGAGGAGGAGCTCATCAAAGCCCAGAAGGTGTTTGAGGAGATGAATGTGGATCTGCAGGAGGAGCTGCCCTCCCTGTGGAACAG CCGCGTAGGTTTCTATGTCAACACGTTCCAGAGCATCGCGGGACTAGAGGAAAACTTCCACAAGGAGATGGGCAAG CTCAACCAGAACCTCAACGACGTGCTGGTCAGCCTGGAGAAGCAGCACGGGAGCAACACCTTCACGGTCAAGGCCCAGCCCAG TGACAACGCGCCTGCAAAAGGGAACAAGAGCCCTTCACCTCCAGATGGCTCCCCTGCCGCCACCCCCGAGATCAGAGTCAACCACGAGCCAGAGCCAGCCGGCGGGGCCCCGCCCGGAGCCACCCTCCCCAAGTCCCCATCTCAG CCAGCAGAGGCCTCGGAGGTGGCGGGTGGGACCCAACCTgcggctggagcccaggagccagGGGAGACGGCGGCAAGTGAACCAGCCTCC AGCTCTCTTCCTGCTGTCGTGGTGGAGACCTTCCCAGCAACTGTGAACGGCACCGTGGAGGGCGGCAGTGGGGCCGGGCGCCTGGACCTGCCTCCAGGTTTCATGTTCAAG GTACAGGCCCAGCACGACTACACGGCCACCGACACAGACGAGCTGCAGCTGAAGGCTGGCGACGTGGTGCTGGTGATCCCCTTCCAGAACCCTGAAGAGCAG GATGAAGGCTGGCTCATGGGCGTGAAGGAGAGCGACTGGAACCAGCACAAGGAGCTGGAGAAGTGCCGCGGGGTCTTCCCCGAGAACTTCACGGAGAGGGTCCCGTGA
- the BIN1 gene encoding myc box-dependent-interacting protein 1 isoform X9, giving the protein MMRKVLQKLGKADETKDEQFEQCVQNFNKQLTEGTRLQKDLRTYLASVKAMHEASKKLNECLQEVYEPDWPGRDEANKIAENNDLLWMDYHQKLVDQALLTMDTYLGQFPDIKSRIAKRGRKLVDYDSARHHYESLQTAKKKDEAKIAKAEEELIKAQKVFEEMNVDLQEELPSLWNSRVGFYVNTFQSIAGLEENFHKEMGKLNQNLNDVLVSLEKQHGSNTFTVKAQPSDNAPAKGNKSPSPPDGSPAATPEIRVNHEPEPAGGAPPGATLPKSPSQPAEASEVAGGTQPAAGAQEPGETAASEPASSSLPAVVVETFPATVNGTVEGGSGAGRLDLPPGFMFKVQAQHDYTATDTDELQLKAGDVVLVIPFQNPEEQDEGWLMGVKESDWNQHKELEKCRGVFPENFTERVP; this is encoded by the exons GTTCTCCAgaagctggggaaggcagatgaGACCAAGGATGAGCAGTTTGAGCAGTGCGTCCAGAATTTCAACAAGCAGCTG ACGGAGGGCACCCGGCTGCAGAAGGATCTCCGGACCTACCTGGCCTCTGTCAAAG CCATGCACGAGGCTTCCAAGAAGCTGAATGAGTGTCTGCAGGAGGTGTATGAGCCCGACTGGCCCGGCAGGGATGAGGCAAACAAGATCGCAGAG AACAACGACCTGCTGTGGATGGATTACCACCAGAAGCTGGTGGACCAGGCGCTGCTGACCATGGACACGTACCTGGGCCAGTTCCCTGACATCAAG TCACGCATCGCCAAACGAGGGCGCAAGCTGGTGGACTACGACAGTGCCCGGCACCACTACGAGTCCCTTCAAACTGCTAAAAAGAAGGATGAAGCCAAAATCGCCAAG GCCGAGGAGGAGCTCATCAAAGCCCAGAAGGTGTTTGAGGAGATGAATGTGGATCTGCAGGAGGAGCTGCCCTCCCTGTGGAACAG CCGCGTAGGTTTCTATGTCAACACGTTCCAGAGCATCGCGGGACTAGAGGAAAACTTCCACAAGGAGATGGGCAAG CTCAACCAGAACCTCAACGACGTGCTGGTCAGCCTGGAGAAGCAGCACGGGAGCAACACCTTCACGGTCAAGGCCCAGCCCAG TGACAACGCGCCTGCAAAAGGGAACAAGAGCCCTTCACCTCCAGATGGCTCCCCTGCCGCCACCCCCGAGATCAGAGTCAACCACGAGCCAGAGCCAGCCGGCGGGGCCCCGCCCGGAGCCACCCTCCCCAAGTCCCCATCTCAG CCAGCAGAGGCCTCGGAGGTGGCGGGTGGGACCCAACCTgcggctggagcccaggagccagGGGAGACGGCGGCAAGTGAACCAGCCTCC AGCTCTCTTCCTGCTGTCGTGGTGGAGACCTTCCCAGCAACTGTGAACGGCACCGTGGAGGGCGGCAGTGGGGCCGGGCGCCTGGACCTGCCTCCAGGTTTCATGTTCAAG GTACAGGCCCAGCACGACTACACGGCCACCGACACAGACGAGCTGCAGCTGAAGGCTGGCGACGTGGTGCTGGTGATCCCCTTCCAGAACCCTGAAGAGCAG GATGAAGGCTGGCTCATGGGCGTGAAGGAGAGCGACTGGAACCAGCACAAGGAGCTGGAGAAGTGCCGCGGGGTCTTCCCCGAGAACTTCACGGAGAGGGTCCCGTGA
- the BIN1 gene encoding myc box-dependent-interacting protein 1 isoform X7 — protein MMRKVLQKLGKADETKDEQFEQCVQNFNKQLTEGTRLQKDLRTYLASVKAMHEASKKLNECLQEVYEPDWPGRDEANKIAENNDLLWMDYHQKLVDQALLTMDTYLGQFPDIKSRIAKRGRKLVDYDSARHHYESLQTAKKKDEAKIAKAEEELIKAQKVFEEMNVDLQEELPSLWNSRVGFYVNTFQSIAGLEENFHKEMGKLNQNLNDVLVSLEKQHGSNTFTVKAQPSDNAPAKGNKSPSPPDGSPAATPEIRVNHEPEPAGGAPPGATLPKSPSQLRKGPPVPPPPKHTPSKEVKQEQILSLFEDTFVPEISVTTPSQPAEASEVAGGTQPAAGAQEPGETAASEPASSSLPAVVVETFPATVNGTVEGGSGAGRLDLPPGFMFKVQAQHDYTATDTDELQLKAGDVVLVIPFQNPEEQDEGWLMGVKESDWNQHKELEKCRGVFPENFTERVP, from the exons GTTCTCCAgaagctggggaaggcagatgaGACCAAGGATGAGCAGTTTGAGCAGTGCGTCCAGAATTTCAACAAGCAGCTG ACGGAGGGCACCCGGCTGCAGAAGGATCTCCGGACCTACCTGGCCTCTGTCAAAG CCATGCACGAGGCTTCCAAGAAGCTGAATGAGTGTCTGCAGGAGGTGTATGAGCCCGACTGGCCCGGCAGGGATGAGGCAAACAAGATCGCAGAG AACAACGACCTGCTGTGGATGGATTACCACCAGAAGCTGGTGGACCAGGCGCTGCTGACCATGGACACGTACCTGGGCCAGTTCCCTGACATCAAG TCACGCATCGCCAAACGAGGGCGCAAGCTGGTGGACTACGACAGTGCCCGGCACCACTACGAGTCCCTTCAAACTGCTAAAAAGAAGGATGAAGCCAAAATCGCCAAG GCCGAGGAGGAGCTCATCAAAGCCCAGAAGGTGTTTGAGGAGATGAATGTGGATCTGCAGGAGGAGCTGCCCTCCCTGTGGAACAG CCGCGTAGGTTTCTATGTCAACACGTTCCAGAGCATCGCGGGACTAGAGGAAAACTTCCACAAGGAGATGGGCAAG CTCAACCAGAACCTCAACGACGTGCTGGTCAGCCTGGAGAAGCAGCACGGGAGCAACACCTTCACGGTCAAGGCCCAGCCCAG TGACAACGCGCCTGCAAAAGGGAACAAGAGCCCTTCACCTCCAGATGGCTCCCCTGCCGCCACCCCCGAGATCAGAGTCAACCACGAGCCAGAGCCAGCCGGCGGGGCCCCGCCCGGAGCCACCCTCCCCAAGTCCCCATCTCAG CTCCGGAAAGGCCCACCAGTCCCTCCGCCTCCCAAACACACCCCGTCCAAGGAAGTCAAGCAGGAGCAGATCCTCAGCCTGTTTGAGGACACGTTTGTCCCTGAGATCAGCGTGACCACCCCCTCCCAG CCAGCAGAGGCCTCGGAGGTGGCGGGTGGGACCCAACCTgcggctggagcccaggagccagGGGAGACGGCGGCAAGTGAACCAGCCTCC AGCTCTCTTCCTGCTGTCGTGGTGGAGACCTTCCCAGCAACTGTGAACGGCACCGTGGAGGGCGGCAGTGGGGCCGGGCGCCTGGACCTGCCTCCAGGTTTCATGTTCAAG GTACAGGCCCAGCACGACTACACGGCCACCGACACAGACGAGCTGCAGCTGAAGGCTGGCGACGTGGTGCTGGTGATCCCCTTCCAGAACCCTGAAGAGCAG GATGAAGGCTGGCTCATGGGCGTGAAGGAGAGCGACTGGAACCAGCACAAGGAGCTGGAGAAGTGCCGCGGGGTCTTCCCCGAGAACTTCACGGAGAGGGTCCCGTGA
- the BIN1 gene encoding myc box-dependent-interacting protein 1 isoform X8 yields the protein MAEMGSKGVTAGKIASNVQKKLTRAQEKVLQKLGKADETKDEQFEQCVQNFNKQLTEGTRLQKDLRTYLASVKAMHEASKKLNECLQEVYEPDWPGRDEANKIAENNDLLWMDYHQKLVDQALLTMDTYLGQFPDIKSRIAKRGRKLVDYDSARHHYESLQTAKKKDEAKIAKAEEELIKAQKVFEEMNVDLQEELPSLWNSRVGFYVNTFQSIAGLEENFHKEMGKLNQNLNDVLVSLEKQHGSNTFTVKAQPSDNAPAKGNKSPSPPDGSPAATPEIRVNHEPEPAGGAPPGATLPKSPSQPAEASEVAGGTQPAAGAQEPGETAASEPASSSLPAVVVETFPATVNGTVEGGSGAGRLDLPPGFMFKVQAQHDYTATDTDELQLKAGDVVLVIPFQNPEEQDEGWLMGVKESDWNQHKELEKCRGVFPENFTERVP from the exons GTTCTCCAgaagctggggaaggcagatgaGACCAAGGATGAGCAGTTTGAGCAGTGCGTCCAGAATTTCAACAAGCAGCTG ACGGAGGGCACCCGGCTGCAGAAGGATCTCCGGACCTACCTGGCCTCTGTCAAAG CCATGCACGAGGCTTCCAAGAAGCTGAATGAGTGTCTGCAGGAGGTGTATGAGCCCGACTGGCCCGGCAGGGATGAGGCAAACAAGATCGCAGAG AACAACGACCTGCTGTGGATGGATTACCACCAGAAGCTGGTGGACCAGGCGCTGCTGACCATGGACACGTACCTGGGCCAGTTCCCTGACATCAAG TCACGCATCGCCAAACGAGGGCGCAAGCTGGTGGACTACGACAGTGCCCGGCACCACTACGAGTCCCTTCAAACTGCTAAAAAGAAGGATGAAGCCAAAATCGCCAAG GCCGAGGAGGAGCTCATCAAAGCCCAGAAGGTGTTTGAGGAGATGAATGTGGATCTGCAGGAGGAGCTGCCCTCCCTGTGGAACAG CCGCGTAGGTTTCTATGTCAACACGTTCCAGAGCATCGCGGGACTAGAGGAAAACTTCCACAAGGAGATGGGCAAG CTCAACCAGAACCTCAACGACGTGCTGGTCAGCCTGGAGAAGCAGCACGGGAGCAACACCTTCACGGTCAAGGCCCAGCCCAG TGACAACGCGCCTGCAAAAGGGAACAAGAGCCCTTCACCTCCAGATGGCTCCCCTGCCGCCACCCCCGAGATCAGAGTCAACCACGAGCCAGAGCCAGCCGGCGGGGCCCCGCCCGGAGCCACCCTCCCCAAGTCCCCATCTCAG CCAGCAGAGGCCTCGGAGGTGGCGGGTGGGACCCAACCTgcggctggagcccaggagccagGGGAGACGGCGGCAAGTGAACCAGCCTCC AGCTCTCTTCCTGCTGTCGTGGTGGAGACCTTCCCAGCAACTGTGAACGGCACCGTGGAGGGCGGCAGTGGGGCCGGGCGCCTGGACCTGCCTCCAGGTTTCATGTTCAAG GTACAGGCCCAGCACGACTACACGGCCACCGACACAGACGAGCTGCAGCTGAAGGCTGGCGACGTGGTGCTGGTGATCCCCTTCCAGAACCCTGAAGAGCAG GATGAAGGCTGGCTCATGGGCGTGAAGGAGAGCGACTGGAACCAGCACAAGGAGCTGGAGAAGTGCCGCGGGGTCTTCCCCGAGAACTTCACGGAGAGGGTCCCGTGA
- the BIN1 gene encoding myc box-dependent-interacting protein 1 isoform X12 produces the protein MAEMGSKGVTAGKIASNVQKKLTRAQEKVLQKLGKADETKDEQFEQCVQNFNKQLTEGTRLQKDLRTYLASVKAMHEASKKLNECLQEVYEPDWPGRDEANKIAENNDLLWMDYHQKLVDQALLTMDTYLGQFPDIKSRIAKRGRKLVDYDSARHHYESLQTAKKKDEAKIAKPVSLLEKAAPQWCQGKLQAHLVAQTNLLRNQAEEELIKAQKVFEEMNVDLQEELPSLWNSRVGFYVNTFQSIAGLEENFHKEMGKLNQNLNDVLVSLEKQHGSNTFTVKAQPSDNAPAKGNKSPSPPDGSPAATPEIRVNHEPEPAGGAPPGATLPKSPSQLRKGPPVPPPPKHTPSKEVKQEQILSLFEDTFVPEISVTTPSQFEAPGPFSEQASLLDLDFDPLPPVTSPVKAPTPSGQSIPWDLWEPTESPAGSLPSGEPSAAEGTFAVSWPSQTAEPGPAQPAEASEVAGGTQPAAGAQEPGETAASEPASSSLPAVVVETFPATVNGTVEGGSGAGRLDLPPGFMFKVQAQHDYTATDTDELQLKAGDVVLVIPFQNPEEQDEGWLMGVKESDWNQHKELEKCRGVFPENFTERVP, from the exons GTTCTCCAgaagctggggaaggcagatgaGACCAAGGATGAGCAGTTTGAGCAGTGCGTCCAGAATTTCAACAAGCAGCTG ACGGAGGGCACCCGGCTGCAGAAGGATCTCCGGACCTACCTGGCCTCTGTCAAAG CCATGCACGAGGCTTCCAAGAAGCTGAATGAGTGTCTGCAGGAGGTGTATGAGCCCGACTGGCCCGGCAGGGATGAGGCAAACAAGATCGCAGAG AACAACGACCTGCTGTGGATGGATTACCACCAGAAGCTGGTGGACCAGGCGCTGCTGACCATGGACACGTACCTGGGCCAGTTCCCTGACATCAAG TCACGCATCGCCAAACGAGGGCGCAAGCTGGTGGACTACGACAGTGCCCGGCACCACTACGAGTCCCTTCAAACTGCTAAAAAGAAGGATGAAGCCAAAATCGCCAAG cctgtcTCGCTGCTTGAGAAAGCCGCCCCCCAGTGGTGCCAAGGCAAACTGCAGGCTCATCTCGTAGCTCAAACTAACCTGCTCCGAAATCAG GCCGAGGAGGAGCTCATCAAAGCCCAGAAGGTGTTTGAGGAGATGAATGTGGATCTGCAGGAGGAGCTGCCCTCCCTGTGGAACAG CCGCGTAGGTTTCTATGTCAACACGTTCCAGAGCATCGCGGGACTAGAGGAAAACTTCCACAAGGAGATGGGCAAG CTCAACCAGAACCTCAACGACGTGCTGGTCAGCCTGGAGAAGCAGCACGGGAGCAACACCTTCACGGTCAAGGCCCAGCCCAG TGACAACGCGCCTGCAAAAGGGAACAAGAGCCCTTCACCTCCAGATGGCTCCCCTGCCGCCACCCCCGAGATCAGAGTCAACCACGAGCCAGAGCCAGCCGGCGGGGCCCCGCCCGGAGCCACCCTCCCCAAGTCCCCATCTCAG CTCCGGAAAGGCCCACCAGTCCCTCCGCCTCCCAAACACACCCCGTCCAAGGAAGTCAAGCAGGAGCAGATCCTCAGCCTGTTTGAGGACACGTTTGTCCCTGAGATCAGCGTGACCACCCCCTCCCAG TTTGAGGCCCCGGGGCCTTTCTCGGAGCAGGCCAGTCTGCTGGACCTGGACTTTGACCCCCTCCCGCCCGTGACGAGCCCCGTGAAGGCACCCACGCCCTCCGGTCAG TCAATTCCATGGGATCTCTGGGAG CCCACAGAGAGTCCAGCCGGCAGCCTGCCTTCCGGGGAGCCCAGCGCTGCCGAGGGCACCTTTGCTGTGTCCTGGCCCAGCCAGACGGCCGAGCCGGGGCCTGCCCAA CCAGCAGAGGCCTCGGAGGTGGCGGGTGGGACCCAACCTgcggctggagcccaggagccagGGGAGACGGCGGCAAGTGAACCAGCCTCC AGCTCTCTTCCTGCTGTCGTGGTGGAGACCTTCCCAGCAACTGTGAACGGCACCGTGGAGGGCGGCAGTGGGGCCGGGCGCCTGGACCTGCCTCCAGGTTTCATGTTCAAG GTACAGGCCCAGCACGACTACACGGCCACCGACACAGACGAGCTGCAGCTGAAGGCTGGCGACGTGGTGCTGGTGATCCCCTTCCAGAACCCTGAAGAGCAG GATGAAGGCTGGCTCATGGGCGTGAAGGAGAGCGACTGGAACCAGCACAAGGAGCTGGAGAAGTGCCGCGGGGTCTTCCCCGAGAACTTCACGGAGAGGGTCCCGTGA
- the BIN1 gene encoding myc box-dependent-interacting protein 1 isoform X6 → MAEMGSKGVTAGKIASNVQKKLTRAQEKVLQKLGKADETKDEQFEQCVQNFNKQLTEGTRLQKDLRTYLASVKAMHEASKKLNECLQEVYEPDWPGRDEANKIAENNDLLWMDYHQKLVDQALLTMDTYLGQFPDIKSRIAKRGRKLVDYDSARHHYESLQTAKKKDEAKIAKAEEELIKAQKVFEEMNVDLQEELPSLWNSRVGFYVNTFQSIAGLEENFHKEMGKLNQNLNDVLVSLEKQHGSNTFTVKAQPSDNAPAKGNKSPSPPDGSPAATPEIRVNHEPEPAGGAPPGATLPKSPSQLRKGPPVPPPPKHTPSKEVKQEQILSLFEDTFVPEISVTTPSQPAEASEVAGGTQPAAGAQEPGETAASEPASSSLPAVVVETFPATVNGTVEGGSGAGRLDLPPGFMFKVQAQHDYTATDTDELQLKAGDVVLVIPFQNPEEQDEGWLMGVKESDWNQHKELEKCRGVFPENFTERVP, encoded by the exons GTTCTCCAgaagctggggaaggcagatgaGACCAAGGATGAGCAGTTTGAGCAGTGCGTCCAGAATTTCAACAAGCAGCTG ACGGAGGGCACCCGGCTGCAGAAGGATCTCCGGACCTACCTGGCCTCTGTCAAAG CCATGCACGAGGCTTCCAAGAAGCTGAATGAGTGTCTGCAGGAGGTGTATGAGCCCGACTGGCCCGGCAGGGATGAGGCAAACAAGATCGCAGAG AACAACGACCTGCTGTGGATGGATTACCACCAGAAGCTGGTGGACCAGGCGCTGCTGACCATGGACACGTACCTGGGCCAGTTCCCTGACATCAAG TCACGCATCGCCAAACGAGGGCGCAAGCTGGTGGACTACGACAGTGCCCGGCACCACTACGAGTCCCTTCAAACTGCTAAAAAGAAGGATGAAGCCAAAATCGCCAAG GCCGAGGAGGAGCTCATCAAAGCCCAGAAGGTGTTTGAGGAGATGAATGTGGATCTGCAGGAGGAGCTGCCCTCCCTGTGGAACAG CCGCGTAGGTTTCTATGTCAACACGTTCCAGAGCATCGCGGGACTAGAGGAAAACTTCCACAAGGAGATGGGCAAG CTCAACCAGAACCTCAACGACGTGCTGGTCAGCCTGGAGAAGCAGCACGGGAGCAACACCTTCACGGTCAAGGCCCAGCCCAG TGACAACGCGCCTGCAAAAGGGAACAAGAGCCCTTCACCTCCAGATGGCTCCCCTGCCGCCACCCCCGAGATCAGAGTCAACCACGAGCCAGAGCCAGCCGGCGGGGCCCCGCCCGGAGCCACCCTCCCCAAGTCCCCATCTCAG CTCCGGAAAGGCCCACCAGTCCCTCCGCCTCCCAAACACACCCCGTCCAAGGAAGTCAAGCAGGAGCAGATCCTCAGCCTGTTTGAGGACACGTTTGTCCCTGAGATCAGCGTGACCACCCCCTCCCAG CCAGCAGAGGCCTCGGAGGTGGCGGGTGGGACCCAACCTgcggctggagcccaggagccagGGGAGACGGCGGCAAGTGAACCAGCCTCC AGCTCTCTTCCTGCTGTCGTGGTGGAGACCTTCCCAGCAACTGTGAACGGCACCGTGGAGGGCGGCAGTGGGGCCGGGCGCCTGGACCTGCCTCCAGGTTTCATGTTCAAG GTACAGGCCCAGCACGACTACACGGCCACCGACACAGACGAGCTGCAGCTGAAGGCTGGCGACGTGGTGCTGGTGATCCCCTTCCAGAACCCTGAAGAGCAG GATGAAGGCTGGCTCATGGGCGTGAAGGAGAGCGACTGGAACCAGCACAAGGAGCTGGAGAAGTGCCGCGGGGTCTTCCCCGAGAACTTCACGGAGAGGGTCCCGTGA